CTTCGGCGCGCCGGTGGCGGGCTGGCCGGCACACAGCATGATGGTGTCGTGCCCGTCGCGACGCCGCCGATGAACCAGATCAAGCATCTGCATGACCCGGAAGGGCTGGACCTCGCTCCTACTGCTCACGAGGTTCATAAGGTGATGCGTCCCTCCACGGCAGGCAGTGCGATGTCGTTGCGGTAGAAGGAACCCTCGAGGGTGATCTGTCCGATGGTGGCGTACGCGTCATCGCGTGCCTCCTCGAGGGTGCCGCCGACGCCGACGATGTTGAGCACGCGGCCACCGGCCGACACGAGCTCACCTGCGTCGTTGCGTGCGGTGCCGGCGTGCAGCACCTTGTTCGGGTCCGAGACCACGTCGCCGCTGATGACGCCGCCGGTGACCGGGGAGACCGGGTAGTTCTCGGCCGCCAGCACGACGGTCAACGCGTAGGCGTCCTCCCACTCCAGCGGCGGGTGCTCGGCGAGGGTGCCGGACGCCACGGCGTCGAGAAGCGAGGCGAGCGGGGTCTTCAGCAGCGCGAGGACCGGCTGGGTCTCCGGATCCCCGAAGCGGGCGTTGAACTCCACGACCCACGGGCCGTCCGCATCCCACGCCAGACCCGCGTAGAGCAGACCGGAGTACGGGGTGCCGCGGCGGACCATCTCCCGGGCGACCGGGACACAGACCTCATCAACGATGCGCTGGACGCCCTCCGCGGGCAGCCACGGCAGCGGGGTGTAGGCGCCCATGCCGCCGGTGTTCGGCCCCTCGTCGTTGTCGTAGGCGCGCTTGTGATCCTGCGCGGGGAGAAGCGGGACGACGGTCTCGCCGTCCACCAGGCAGAACAGGGAGATTTCCGGGCCGTTGAGGAAGGACTCGAGGAGCACCGGGTTACCCTGCGCGTGGACCGCGCGGACGTGCTCGAGGGCGGCGTCCCGATCGGGGGTGACCACGACGCCCTTGCCGCCGGCCAGCCCATCGTCCTTGACCACCCAGGTGGGGCCGAAACGATCCAGGGCAGCCTCGATGTCCGTCTCCGAGGTACCCGGCGCGAGCTGCTCGGCGCGCGCCGTCTTCACACCCGCGTCCGCCATGACGTCCTTGGCGAACTGCTTCGAGCCCTCGATCTGGGCCGCCTCCCGGGACGGGCCGAAGACCCGGAAACCGGCTTCGCGGAGGTCATCGGCGACGCCCGCCACCAGCGGAATCTCGGGGCCGATGACGACCAGGTCGGCCTCAATGCCCCGGGCGAGGGCCACCATGGCGGCACCGTCATCGACTTTGCCCGCGTCCGGGTGGACGGTGGCGAGGTCGGACATGCCGGCGTTACCGGGGGTGACGTGGAGGTCAGTGGTGGCGGGGTCGACGGCCAGGCCCTTGAGGAGGGCGTGTTCGCGGCCGCCCG
This sequence is a window from Corynebacterium comes. Protein-coding genes within it:
- the purD gene encoding phosphoribosylamine--glycine ligase produces the protein MRILVIGSGGREHALLKGLAVDPATTDLHVTPGNAGMSDLATVHPDAGKVDDGAAMVALARGIEADLVVIGPEIPLVAGVADDLREAGFRVFGPSREAAQIEGSKQFAKDVMADAGVKTARAEQLAPGTSETDIEAALDRFGPTWVVKDDGLAGGKGVVVTPDRDAALEHVRAVHAQGNPVLLESFLNGPEISLFCLVDGETVVPLLPAQDHKRAYDNDEGPNTGGMGAYTPLPWLPAEGVQRIVDEVCVPVAREMVRRGTPYSGLLYAGLAWDADGPWVVEFNARFGDPETQPVLALLKTPLASLLDAVASGTLAEHPPLEWEDAYALTVVLAAENYPVSPVTGGVISGDVVSDPNKVLHAGTARNDAGELVSAGGRVLNIVGVGGTLEEARDDAYATIGQITLEGSFYRNDIALPAVEGRITL